A genomic segment from Lignipirellula cremea encodes:
- a CDS encoding SDR family oxidoreductase: MSHAAIRNILVKGAGSGIGRAVARQFHQAGHRLALLDYDRPSLEKLQSELEGASPIRLYETDISDAAQVETACQDLLHHWATIDVVVANAGVNGQWAPLDELEVDQWRRTLAINLNGTFYTIKFALPGLKKRGGAVVVTSSINGVRVFSSGGATAYSASKAGQVGMAKMLALELAPHKIRVNVVCPGAIDTEIDQSTERTDLDRARQPVEYPAGVVPLNEGNPGSAEQVAEVICYLCSDQASLVTGSVVFVDGAESLLQG; the protein is encoded by the coding sequence GCCGTGGCTCGTCAGTTCCATCAGGCAGGCCATCGTTTGGCCCTGCTCGACTACGATCGGCCCAGTCTGGAAAAACTCCAGTCGGAGCTGGAAGGTGCATCGCCGATTCGCCTTTATGAGACCGACATCTCGGACGCAGCGCAGGTGGAAACGGCCTGCCAGGATCTGCTGCACCACTGGGCGACGATCGATGTCGTGGTCGCCAACGCCGGTGTGAACGGCCAATGGGCGCCGCTGGACGAACTGGAAGTCGACCAGTGGCGTCGCACGCTGGCGATCAATCTGAACGGCACTTTCTATACGATCAAATTCGCCCTGCCCGGCCTGAAGAAACGCGGCGGCGCCGTGGTGGTCACGTCGTCCATTAACGGGGTCCGCGTTTTCAGCAGCGGCGGAGCCACCGCCTATTCGGCCTCCAAAGCAGGCCAGGTCGGCATGGCGAAGATGCTGGCGCTGGAACTGGCGCCGCACAAGATCCGTGTGAATGTCGTCTGCCCGGGGGCGATCGATACGGAGATTGACCAAAGCACCGAACGGACCGACCTGGATCGCGCCCGGCAACCGGTCGAATATCCAGCAGGCGTTGTGCCGCTGAACGAGGGAAACCCGGGTTCTGCCGAACAGGTCGCCGAGGTGATCTGCTATTTGTGCAGTGATCAGGCCAGCCTGGTGACGGGCTCGGTCGTGTTTGTCGACGGCGCCGAGTCGCTGCTGCAGGGATAG
- a CDS encoding OmpA/MotB family protein has translation MRFSALIIILTLVATGCNQGPFGNSQNAAALQQQQQQQVAVATQLQARAEQLDANNRDLHTQLAQSQQQTQVMRDEMLLLQERLASTASQLQQTQVAMQQADKRIAGMQASTQRSGGAIITANNSLRQSVQAVDVPGLDVRLDNDVVRIAIPADELFAPGSFTLTQSANTVLDSAAAAIKQHYARQIIAIEAHTDNSTPSPASSVSSNHQLSASQAILIFDQLTRRNQLPAQQFFTVAQGGNHPLASNATPAGAAKNRRIELVVYPEIIGER, from the coding sequence ATGCGGTTTTCCGCCCTCATTATCATACTGACTCTCGTAGCGACTGGCTGCAACCAGGGCCCGTTCGGCAATTCGCAGAATGCGGCTGCCTTACAGCAACAGCAACAACAGCAGGTAGCCGTGGCGACCCAGCTGCAGGCTCGGGCGGAACAGCTTGACGCCAACAACCGGGACCTGCATACGCAGCTAGCCCAGTCGCAGCAGCAAACCCAGGTCATGCGCGATGAGATGCTTCTGCTGCAGGAACGCCTGGCTTCCACGGCGTCGCAACTGCAGCAAACCCAGGTCGCCATGCAACAGGCCGATAAACGCATCGCCGGCATGCAAGCCTCCACCCAGCGGAGCGGCGGCGCCATCATCACCGCCAACAACAGCCTGCGGCAAAGTGTCCAGGCAGTCGACGTACCGGGCCTGGATGTTCGCCTGGATAACGACGTCGTACGGATTGCGATTCCCGCCGACGAGTTGTTCGCCCCGGGCTCTTTCACGCTGACCCAGTCGGCCAACACCGTACTGGACTCGGCTGCAGCCGCGATCAAGCAGCACTACGCCCGGCAGATCATCGCCATCGAAGCGCACACGGATAACTCAACGCCTTCGCCGGCCAGTTCGGTAAGCAGCAATCATCAGCTTTCCGCGTCGCAAGCGATCCTGATTTTCGACCAGCTCACACGTCGGAACCAGTTGCCGGCGCAACAATTCTTTACCGTGGCCCAGGGCGGCAACCATCCGCTCGCTTCCAACGCCACGCCGGCCGGAGCGGCCAAGAATCGCCGCATTGAACTCGTCGTTTATCCTGAGATCATCGGCGAGCGATAG
- a CDS encoding class I SAM-dependent methyltransferase — protein MITPNQPQTAAAVAQHYDDLDGYYRELWGEHVHHGYWKTGRETPDQAVLQLIDAVADAAQVGPGDRVCDVGCGYGGTARRLATQRGAQVVGLTISSAQHAFAVQQTPGDNPVYLLRNWLQNELADDSFDALVSIECLSHVEDKAAFFSEIRRVLQPGRKAALAVWLAKEDPRPWEVKRLLEPICREGRLTSLGSDSEYRELMAGAGLELVSFANLSREVRKTWRICAWRLAKGLASNRSYRQDLFQRRNRNWIFAVTLCRILTAFRTGSMQYGLYVVQKPPLAS, from the coding sequence ATGATTACACCGAACCAGCCGCAAACGGCCGCCGCCGTCGCACAGCATTATGACGATCTGGATGGGTACTATCGCGAGTTATGGGGCGAGCATGTCCATCATGGATACTGGAAGACAGGCCGGGAAACGCCTGACCAGGCCGTCCTGCAGCTGATCGACGCCGTGGCCGACGCCGCCCAGGTGGGCCCGGGTGATCGCGTCTGCGACGTGGGCTGCGGCTATGGCGGAACGGCGCGGCGACTGGCGACCCAGCGCGGCGCCCAGGTCGTGGGTCTGACGATCTCTTCCGCCCAGCATGCCTTTGCGGTGCAGCAAACGCCTGGCGATAACCCCGTTTACCTGCTGCGGAACTGGCTGCAGAACGAACTGGCCGACGATTCGTTCGACGCCCTGGTATCCATTGAATGCCTGTCGCATGTCGAAGACAAAGCAGCCTTCTTTTCCGAAATCCGCCGGGTGCTCCAACCTGGGCGAAAGGCCGCACTGGCGGTCTGGCTGGCGAAGGAAGACCCGCGGCCCTGGGAAGTGAAGCGTCTGCTGGAGCCGATCTGCCGCGAAGGCCGGCTGACGTCGCTGGGCTCCGATTCTGAATACCGGGAGCTGATGGCCGGGGCCGGCCTGGAACTGGTCTCCTTCGCCAATCTCAGTCGCGAGGTCCGCAAAACCTGGCGGATCTGCGCCTGGCGACTGGCGAAAGGACTTGCCAGCAATCGCAGCTATCGCCAGGACCTGTTCCAGCGTCGCAACCGCAACTGGATTTTCGCCGTTACCTTATGCCGCATCCTGACCGCCTTTCGCACCGGCTCCATGCAGTACGGGCTGTACGTCGTACAAAAACCGCCGCTGGCGAGCTAG
- a CDS encoding G protein-coupled receptor family protein, with the protein MPPSATNPYESPAATSDDSSRRSPIPAILLVAVGAFIGAVSFAQMVSCVGYYVGAAVNGFDRQPPVLYLVFGCLFGALTGCPAGGIAGFRIRQGRRPRFLIIGPVCLVNTLALLGTIDLTFEFSWQSLTIRTALVGMVCGSFAGAILSVLFYSRHAANG; encoded by the coding sequence ATGCCTCCCTCCGCTACCAATCCGTACGAAAGTCCTGCAGCAACAAGCGATGATTCCTCGCGGAGAAGCCCGATCCCTGCGATTCTACTTGTCGCCGTTGGCGCGTTCATCGGGGCCGTATCTTTCGCCCAGATGGTTAGTTGTGTCGGCTATTATGTGGGCGCAGCTGTCAACGGATTTGACCGGCAGCCGCCTGTGCTGTACCTCGTTTTTGGCTGCCTGTTTGGGGCGCTTACTGGATGCCCGGCAGGCGGAATCGCGGGTTTTCGGATTCGCCAGGGACGACGACCACGTTTTTTAATCATCGGACCCGTCTGTCTTGTGAATACGTTAGCCTTGCTGGGGACGATTGACCTGACCTTTGAGTTTTCATGGCAGTCGCTGACGATACGGACTGCCCTGGTTGGCATGGTTTGTGGTTCTTTTGCTGGTGCAATCCTCAGCGTGCTTTTTTACAGCCGTCACGCAGCGAACGGCTAA
- a CDS encoding IS4 family transposase, which translates to MSGITIRPAQSTFNFGDCVTAFLTQPGLPFASILAAERIRRVFALHGGLFGRIYSTAIVLWAFLGQVLRDGKEASCQSAVSRISSHCLLTRGVGVDPDTRDYCRARAKLPEGALRQLAGEIASNSEQEIDAKFLFKNRHAKLIDGSTFTMADTRANQEAYPQHASQQPGIGFPIARFVVVVSLATACVIDAAIARFQGKETGETALLRQLLHCFAAGDVAVADRFYGNYWVVAFLTLQGVDVCFRKHQKRHTDFRRGRRIGYKDHLITWSRPDRPEWMSKELYAQMPETIRLREIQYVVERAGRKQSPFVVITTLFQEQGEQEFTYDEIADFYGFRWQAELDLRSIKTHMNLRHLRCKTPAMVHRQFWTTLIAYNAIRLTACCSATLSGVPPRRISFARTCEYVLAGWDLLSGVASIPAHALLQYSEERLMQIARCLVGNRPGRYEPRVLKKRQTNYGLMVQPRAVLKERLAHGDNSFETK; encoded by the coding sequence ATGTCTGGTATAACCATTCGGCCGGCACAAAGCACCTTTAATTTCGGCGATTGTGTTACCGCCTTTCTCACCCAGCCGGGCTTGCCGTTCGCTTCGATTCTTGCCGCGGAACGTATTCGCCGCGTGTTTGCTCTGCACGGCGGGTTGTTCGGACGAATCTACTCCACCGCAATCGTGCTCTGGGCGTTTCTGGGCCAGGTCTTGCGCGACGGCAAAGAAGCCAGCTGCCAGTCCGCCGTATCGCGAATCAGCAGCCACTGTCTGCTCACCCGTGGAGTCGGCGTCGATCCGGACACGCGCGACTATTGCCGCGCCCGGGCCAAACTGCCCGAAGGGGCGCTGCGGCAACTGGCGGGTGAAATTGCCAGCAACAGCGAGCAGGAAATCGACGCCAAATTCTTGTTCAAGAATCGCCACGCGAAACTGATCGACGGCTCGACGTTCACGATGGCCGACACGCGAGCGAACCAGGAAGCGTATCCCCAGCACGCGTCGCAACAGCCGGGCATCGGCTTCCCGATCGCCCGCTTTGTGGTGGTCGTGTCGCTGGCGACCGCGTGCGTGATCGACGCCGCCATCGCCAGGTTTCAAGGGAAAGAAACAGGCGAAACGGCCTTGCTGCGGCAGTTGCTGCACTGCTTCGCCGCGGGCGACGTCGCCGTGGCCGACCGGTTCTATGGCAACTACTGGGTGGTCGCCTTCTTGACGTTGCAAGGCGTCGACGTCTGCTTTCGCAAACATCAAAAACGTCATACGGATTTCCGACGCGGACGACGGATAGGATACAAAGATCATCTCATTACCTGGAGCCGCCCCGATCGGCCCGAATGGATGAGCAAGGAACTCTACGCGCAGATGCCAGAAACAATCCGGTTGCGAGAAATTCAGTATGTCGTTGAGAGAGCCGGCAGAAAGCAGTCGCCCTTTGTGGTGATCACGACGTTGTTCCAGGAGCAGGGCGAGCAGGAATTCACCTATGACGAGATCGCCGATTTCTACGGATTCCGCTGGCAAGCGGAGCTGGATCTGCGATCGATCAAAACGCACATGAACCTGCGTCACCTGCGTTGCAAAACGCCGGCGATGGTGCATCGGCAGTTCTGGACGACGCTGATCGCTTACAACGCGATCCGGCTGACGGCCTGCTGTAGTGCGACGCTGTCTGGCGTACCTCCGCGCCGGATCAGCTTCGCCAGGACGTGTGAGTATGTACTGGCCGGCTGGGATCTGCTGTCCGGCGTCGCCTCGATTCCGGCGCACGCCCTACTGCAGTACAGCGAGGAACGGCTCATGCAAATTGCCCGCTGCCTGGTCGGCAACCGTCCCGGCCGATACGAACCCCGGGTGCTGAAAAAGCGTCAAACCAACTATGGCCTGATGGTCCAGCCAAGAGCCGTCCTGAAAGAAAGGCTCGCCCATGGCGATAACTCGTTTGAGACGAAGTGA
- a CDS encoding cupin domain-containing protein, with amino-acid sequence MKVNNYQAVEQKPVEMEGSQGCQVRSLLSSGDGAPNFAMRQFEVEPGGYTPRHSHPYEHEVFVLEGEGLVLEGSVEHRLQAGDVVLVTPDEIHQFKNTGQTPLKFLCLVPNSYKDLPISMAPECGVE; translated from the coding sequence ATGAAAGTCAACAACTACCAGGCTGTCGAACAGAAACCGGTGGAAATGGAAGGCTCCCAGGGCTGCCAGGTGCGGTCCTTGCTCAGCTCGGGCGACGGGGCGCCAAATTTCGCTATGCGACAGTTCGAAGTGGAGCCGGGCGGCTATACGCCGCGCCATAGCCACCCCTATGAGCATGAGGTTTTCGTGCTGGAAGGGGAAGGCCTCGTCCTGGAAGGAAGCGTTGAGCATCGGCTGCAGGCGGGCGACGTGGTGCTGGTGACGCCGGACGAAATCCATCAGTTCAAGAACACCGGGCAGACTCCGCTGAAGTTCCTCTGCCTGGTTCCCAATTCTTATAAAGACCTTCCCATTTCGATGGCGCCGGAGTGCGGCGTGGAGTAG
- the ligA gene encoding NAD-dependent DNA ligase LigA, which produces MAKAKAGGSRIAELRDEIRRHDQKYYVEAAPEITDLEYDKLMSELKSLEAASGEPIPADSPTQRIGDEPVPHLVSVAHRLPMLSIDNTYSLEELRQYGARTAKLLKDEPIEWVVELKIDGVAASLIYEHGVLTCALTRGNGKVGDDITHTVRTIADVPLRLIAANPPALLEVRGEVYMLNSDLTRLNQQQAEKGLELYKNTRNVTAGTVRLLDARIAAERNLRMFVHGSGYSEGIHAESHSDFLKEIAGYGLPATPLVATFASFEEAVAHCEEIVLKLDGLDFEVDGLVLKVDRFSQRTKLGNTAKSPRWIVAYKWEKYEAETRVNAISLQVGKTGTITPVAELEPVEIAQTTVSRCSLHNFDEIARHDLRVGDTVIVEKAGKIIPHIVRVEKHKRTGRPRKVVEPTTCPVCGGEAGREEGAAAVRCLNVAGCPKQLHGRIKYFAERNSMDIEGLGEKIVEQLIEAGLIQSVPDLYTLQVEAVEKLERMGKRSSEKLVEGIQGSKDRGLGRLLNALSIHLIGLNVGVLLADNFGNMEGLQNATLEDISAIDGVGDKIAESVHNYLHSEIGQDTIARLKEYGVSMQAVKRKTASNALEGKTVVVTGTLEKYSRNEIKDLIQQHGGKASGSVSKKTDYLVAGEEAGSKLKKAQELGVAILSEDDFEKLIGG; this is translated from the coding sequence ATGGCGAAAGCAAAAGCAGGCGGTTCCCGGATCGCCGAATTGCGTGATGAGATCCGCCGCCACGACCAGAAGTATTACGTGGAAGCGGCGCCTGAGATCACGGATCTTGAGTACGACAAACTCATGTCGGAACTGAAGTCGCTGGAGGCCGCCTCGGGCGAGCCGATCCCGGCCGACAGCCCGACGCAGCGGATCGGCGACGAGCCGGTGCCGCATCTGGTCTCGGTCGCGCATCGCCTGCCGATGCTTTCGATCGACAATACCTATTCGCTGGAAGAGCTGCGGCAGTACGGCGCGCGCACGGCCAAACTGCTGAAAGACGAGCCGATCGAATGGGTCGTCGAGTTGAAAATCGACGGCGTGGCCGCTTCCCTGATTTACGAACACGGCGTGCTGACCTGTGCGCTGACCCGCGGCAACGGCAAGGTCGGCGACGACATTACGCACACGGTGCGGACCATTGCCGATGTGCCGCTGCGGCTGATCGCGGCGAATCCGCCGGCCCTGCTGGAGGTTCGCGGCGAAGTCTATATGCTCAACTCCGACCTGACCCGGCTGAACCAGCAACAGGCGGAAAAAGGGCTGGAGCTGTACAAAAATACGCGCAATGTGACGGCCGGCACGGTCCGCCTGCTCGATGCGCGGATTGCGGCCGAGCGGAACTTGCGCATGTTTGTGCACGGATCCGGCTATTCCGAAGGCATTCATGCGGAGTCGCACTCCGACTTTCTCAAAGAGATCGCCGGCTATGGCCTGCCTGCCACGCCTTTGGTTGCAACCTTCGCCAGCTTCGAAGAGGCGGTCGCTCATTGCGAAGAGATCGTCCTCAAACTGGACGGACTCGACTTTGAAGTCGACGGTCTGGTGCTGAAGGTCGATCGGTTTTCGCAGCGGACCAAACTCGGCAACACGGCCAAAAGCCCCCGCTGGATCGTCGCTTACAAGTGGGAAAAGTACGAAGCCGAAACCCGCGTGAACGCCATCAGTCTGCAGGTCGGCAAGACGGGAACGATCACTCCCGTGGCGGAACTGGAGCCGGTCGAGATCGCGCAGACGACCGTCAGTCGCTGCAGCCTGCATAACTTTGACGAGATCGCCCGGCACGACCTGCGCGTGGGCGATACCGTGATTGTCGAAAAAGCCGGCAAGATCATCCCGCACATTGTCCGCGTGGAAAAACACAAGCGGACCGGCCGTCCGCGCAAAGTCGTGGAGCCTACGACCTGCCCCGTCTGCGGCGGCGAAGCGGGCCGCGAAGAAGGCGCCGCTGCGGTCCGCTGCCTGAACGTGGCCGGCTGCCCCAAGCAGCTGCATGGACGGATCAAATACTTCGCCGAACGGAATTCGATGGATATCGAAGGCCTGGGCGAAAAGATCGTCGAACAGCTGATCGAGGCCGGCCTGATCCAGTCCGTCCCCGATCTCTATACGCTGCAGGTCGAAGCGGTTGAGAAACTGGAGCGGATGGGGAAACGCTCGTCCGAAAAGCTGGTCGAAGGCATCCAGGGCAGCAAGGATCGCGGACTGGGCCGACTACTGAACGCCCTTTCGATCCATTTGATTGGACTGAATGTGGGCGTGCTCCTGGCCGACAATTTTGGCAACATGGAAGGGCTGCAGAACGCCACGCTGGAAGATATCAGCGCGATCGACGGCGTCGGCGACAAGATCGCCGAGAGCGTGCACAACTATCTCCACAGCGAAATCGGCCAGGACACCATCGCCCGGCTTAAGGAATACGGCGTGTCGATGCAGGCCGTCAAAAGAAAAACGGCCAGCAACGCGCTCGAGGGGAAAACGGTCGTCGTCACCGGCACGCTGGAGAAGTACTCCCGGAACGAGATCAAGGATCTTATCCAGCAGCACGGCGGCAAGGCTTCCGGCAGCGTTTCTAAAAAGACCGACTATCTGGTCGCCGGCGAAGAAGCAGGCAGCAAGCTCAAAAAAGCGCAAGAGCTTGGAGTCGCGATCCTCAGCGAAGACGATTTTGAAAAGCTGATCGGCGGGTAG
- a CDS encoding GGDEF domain-containing response regulator: MASAFDLDSNLVSILLVEDDEADAALVERLLLRSSECNFVFSTASTLAAALRLVHENEFHVILLDLGLPDSQGLDAVHCLHASSPETPIVVFTGHEEEETALQAIHSGAQEYLSKSHLMSGLLQRVIRHSIARQRKLQQALTMSLVDSLTGVGNRRLFDTEISRRLKDWERHQISFCLAMLDIDHFKKVNDTFGHASGDSALRATADIVQSNLRSADSVMRFGGEEFAILMPITALEPACLVIERIRERVALNEIPAIGENVHISAGIAQIQHADSLQGILERADSALYAAKSNGRDCCFVNNGNESVHALSLLATSP; the protein is encoded by the coding sequence ATGGCTTCAGCCTTTGACCTCGATTCCAACCTGGTAAGCATTCTCCTTGTCGAAGACGACGAAGCAGATGCTGCGCTGGTGGAACGTTTGCTGCTGCGGTCCAGTGAGTGCAACTTCGTTTTTTCCACGGCGTCGACGCTGGCCGCCGCCTTGCGTTTAGTGCATGAGAACGAGTTCCATGTGATTCTGCTGGACCTGGGACTGCCCGACAGCCAGGGACTGGATGCGGTGCATTGCCTGCACGCTTCTTCGCCCGAAACGCCGATCGTGGTGTTCACGGGACATGAAGAGGAGGAAACAGCCCTTCAGGCGATTCATAGCGGCGCCCAGGAGTACCTTTCCAAGTCACATCTGATGAGCGGCCTCCTCCAGCGCGTGATCCGCCATTCGATCGCCCGGCAGCGAAAGCTGCAGCAAGCGCTGACCATGTCGCTGGTCGATTCATTGACGGGCGTCGGCAATCGCCGATTGTTTGATACGGAAATTTCGCGCCGTTTGAAGGATTGGGAACGCCATCAGATCTCCTTCTGCCTGGCAATGCTGGATATCGATCACTTCAAAAAAGTGAACGATACCTTTGGACACGCCAGCGGCGATTCCGCGTTGCGCGCTACGGCGGATATCGTCCAAAGCAATCTGCGGTCGGCCGATTCCGTGATGCGTTTTGGCGGTGAAGAGTTCGCCATATTAATGCCGATCACCGCGCTCGAACCTGCGTGCCTGGTGATCGAAAGGATCCGGGAGCGCGTCGCTCTGAACGAGATCCCAGCGATTGGCGAGAACGTCCACATCAGCGCCGGCATCGCGCAAATCCAGCATGCGGATTCCCTCCAGGGCATCCTGGAGCGAGCCGACTCGGCCCTGTACGCCGCCAAAAGCAACGGCCGCGACTGCTGCTTTGTAAACAACGGCAACGAAAGCGTGCACGCACTTTCCCTGCTGGCGACCTCTCCCTGA
- a CDS encoding formyltetrahydrofolate deformylase, whose translation MQVVVTAVGPDNVGLADPIIHYVTGQGANIAEIQMYDHDEEALFAMLLRIEVDPEQLPLLRKAMLEIGRLKNLSVRVWSPDERPRPRIAICATYRTETPVALLRAIRDGVLKAEAAVMIGNRQTCRGLAEQFGVPWEYIGRGEGRADDDRMMQVCDDYNVDYIVLARYMRVLPAASCWKYAGGRIINLHHGLLPGFPGFRPYQDAFASRMLTFGATCHFIVPELDAGNQIINQTTFTVQPGAKLEDIIRRGQEDNEPRCLVEGVRRVVDREVQLHFHRIVATKA comes from the coding sequence ATGCAGGTAGTGGTCACGGCGGTTGGTCCCGACAATGTCGGTCTGGCCGACCCCATTATTCACTATGTGACCGGCCAGGGCGCCAATATCGCCGAGATCCAGATGTACGATCACGACGAAGAAGCGCTGTTCGCCATGTTGCTGCGGATCGAAGTCGATCCGGAACAGCTGCCTTTACTGCGCAAGGCGATGCTAGAGATTGGACGTCTTAAAAATCTCTCCGTCCGCGTCTGGTCGCCCGACGAACGTCCGCGGCCGCGAATCGCAATTTGCGCCACCTACCGCACGGAAACTCCCGTTGCCTTGCTGCGTGCCATCCGCGATGGGGTCCTCAAGGCGGAGGCTGCGGTCATGATCGGCAACCGGCAAACGTGCCGCGGGCTGGCCGAGCAGTTCGGCGTTCCCTGGGAGTACATCGGACGGGGGGAAGGCCGGGCCGACGATGACCGCATGATGCAGGTCTGCGACGACTACAACGTCGACTACATTGTGCTGGCCCGTTACATGCGGGTGCTGCCCGCCGCCAGTTGCTGGAAGTATGCAGGCGGCCGCATTATTAACCTGCACCACGGCCTGTTGCCCGGTTTTCCGGGCTTTCGTCCCTACCAGGACGCCTTTGCCAGCCGGATGCTGACTTTTGGGGCGACCTGCCATTTTATCGTGCCGGAACTCGATGCAGGGAACCAGATCATCAACCAGACAACCTTCACCGTACAGCCTGGCGCAAAACTAGAGGACATCATTCGCCGCGGCCAGGAAGATAACGAACCTCGCTGCCTGGTCGAGGGGGTCCGCCGCGTCGTTGATCGCGAAGTGCAGCTGCATTTCCACCGGATTGTCGCGACAAAAGCGTAA
- the mtnA gene encoding S-methyl-5-thioribose-1-phosphate isomerase has protein sequence MEKIETLRWLGDADGRLALIDQTLLPVAFEEIELTTVEQVWEAIKKLRVRGAPAIGIAAAYGVCVGLQTAPAEEEAFFVRFREVVDYLAGSRPTAVNLFWALDRMTAAAEKQRGAPLDAIRAALLQEAQQIHEEDRAMCHAIGRYGADLLTDGQGVLTHCNAGGLATAEYGTALSVFFTAQDLGKQLSIYVDETRPLLQGARLTAWELTRRGIDATLICDSMAAQVMREGKVQAVITGADRIAANGDSANKIGTYSIAVLAQAHGIPFYIAAPTTTFDLAIESGAEIPIEQRASEEITHGFGRQTAPDGVKVYNPAFDVTPAEYIRGIITERGVIQPVTREGIAQLFAST, from the coding sequence ATGGAAAAGATCGAGACCCTTCGCTGGCTTGGCGACGCCGACGGCCGTTTGGCGCTGATCGACCAGACGCTGCTTCCGGTCGCCTTTGAAGAGATTGAACTGACCACGGTCGAGCAGGTCTGGGAAGCAATCAAAAAGCTGCGCGTCCGCGGCGCCCCGGCGATCGGCATTGCGGCCGCTTATGGGGTATGCGTCGGTCTGCAGACGGCGCCTGCCGAAGAGGAGGCGTTTTTTGTTCGCTTTCGCGAAGTGGTCGATTACCTGGCCGGCAGCCGACCGACCGCCGTCAATCTGTTCTGGGCCCTCGATCGCATGACGGCCGCAGCTGAGAAGCAGCGCGGCGCCCCGCTCGACGCCATTCGCGCCGCCCTGCTCCAGGAAGCACAGCAGATCCACGAAGAGGATCGGGCCATGTGCCACGCCATCGGACGTTATGGCGCCGACCTGCTGACCGACGGACAAGGGGTCCTCACCCACTGCAATGCGGGCGGCCTGGCGACGGCCGAATACGGCACGGCCCTGTCGGTCTTTTTTACGGCCCAGGATCTGGGCAAGCAGTTGTCGATTTACGTGGACGAAACCCGGCCCTTGCTGCAGGGCGCCCGACTGACCGCCTGGGAGCTGACGCGACGGGGGATCGACGCCACGTTGATTTGCGATTCAATGGCGGCCCAGGTAATGCGTGAAGGGAAGGTCCAGGCCGTGATCACCGGGGCGGATCGGATCGCAGCCAATGGTGATTCGGCCAACAAAATCGGCACCTATTCGATTGCCGTGCTGGCCCAGGCTCATGGCATTCCGTTCTATATCGCGGCGCCCACCACGACCTTCGACTTGGCGATTGAATCGGGGGCGGAGATCCCGATCGAGCAGCGGGCGTCAGAAGAGATCACCCATGGCTTCGGACGCCAGACCGCGCCCGACGGCGTGAAGGTTTACAACCCAGCGTTCGATGTGACCCCGGCCGAATACATCCGCGGCATCATCACGGAACGCGGCGTCATCCAGCCCGTCACGCGAGAAGGCATTGCCCAACTGTTCGCCAGCACGTAG
- a CDS encoding TlpA family protein disulfide reductase, whose amino-acid sequence MFRKSCWMVMVATFLTLPCLQAAAQDGTSKVLPQDPSQWINSNPISADTLQGKAALLWYFEEDCPRCRAKWPALIALSKSFVGKPIVFIAVNSGNSRQAVEQYARSVRLPWPIIVDPTRQFEKASNLTEISLQNIHQVKLIMPDGRMRNGDWNDLKASADSALSGAKWNVDPSEISPGLMPAWQSIEFGDFAGGSSLVARNLKSRDEAAQASAAKLQAYVDSRMQQMLAAGNGASDNWSKYKTYLQISEQFDGYDLPEEVTSGLAQLADDPAVKDQLAAYKQLLPIKKSLQSSNRSVLFGAVKRLKTLVESSPGTDAALEAQNLLQQLGQ is encoded by the coding sequence ATGTTTAGAAAATCTTGCTGGATGGTGATGGTGGCCACGTTTCTGACGTTACCCTGCCTGCAGGCCGCAGCGCAGGACGGCACCAGCAAGGTCCTGCCGCAGGATCCGTCGCAGTGGATCAACTCCAACCCGATCTCGGCGGATACGCTCCAGGGGAAAGCGGCCCTGCTCTGGTATTTTGAAGAAGACTGCCCCCGCTGCCGGGCCAAATGGCCGGCCCTGATTGCCCTGTCCAAGAGCTTCGTCGGCAAGCCGATTGTGTTTATCGCGGTCAACTCGGGCAATTCGCGACAGGCGGTCGAACAGTACGCCCGCAGCGTCCGCCTGCCCTGGCCGATCATTGTCGATCCGACGCGCCAGTTTGAAAAAGCGAGCAACCTGACGGAGATCAGCCTGCAGAACATCCACCAGGTGAAGCTGATCATGCCCGACGGACGGATGCGCAACGGCGACTGGAACGATCTCAAAGCCAGCGCCGATTCGGCCCTGAGCGGGGCCAAATGGAACGTCGATCCGTCGGAAATTTCGCCCGGCCTGATGCCGGCGTGGCAGTCGATCGAGTTCGGCGACTTCGCCGGCGGTTCCTCCCTGGTCGCCAGGAATCTGAAATCCCGCGATGAAGCAGCCCAGGCGTCCGCCGCCAAACTCCAGGCGTATGTCGATTCGCGGATGCAGCAGATGCTGGCTGCCGGCAACGGCGCCAGCGACAACTGGTCCAAATACAAAACTTACCTGCAGATCAGCGAGCAGTTCGACGGCTACGACCTGCCGGAAGAAGTCACCAGCGGGCTGGCCCAGCTGGCCGACGATCCCGCGGTGAAGGACCAGCTTGCCGCCTACAAGCAGCTGTTGCCGATTAAAAAGTCGCTCCAGTCCAGCAACCGCAGCGTGCTGTTCGGAGCCGTCAAACGCCTCAAGACTCTGGTCGAATCGTCCCCCGGCACCGACGCCGCGCTGGAAGCCCAGAACCTGCTGCAGCAACTGGGTCAGTAA